ATATGCTATACCTAAATAAAGAATAAATTTACGTAGAGCATTCCTTACTTCATTGTTTAATGACAAACTAATAGAAGCAATCTCAACTGTTGCCATAAGTAGCATAGCTGTTTTATTTAAATGAATTTCAAATAATTCTCTCAAACTAATATCATCATTTTCTACATTTAATATATCCAAATATTGACCTAATATCATACCTTTATGTCCAGAATAGTACGAAAGTGCAATAATACTATTTTTATTTGAATATTCAGATTCAGCCAATACTG
This sequence is a window from Streptobacillus felis. Protein-coding genes within it:
- a CDS encoding polyprenyl synthetase family protein, with translation MHAYSLVHDELPCIDNDEYRRGILTFHKNFGEANAVLIGDALLTLAFSVLAESEYSNKNSIIALSYYSGHKGMILGQYLDILNVENDDISLRELFEIHLNKTAMLLMATVEIASISLSLNNEVRNALRKFILYLGIAY